The following is a genomic window from Malus sylvestris chromosome 12, drMalSylv7.2, whole genome shotgun sequence.
ggccaaactttgaacttgtcgatctccgtgttcttacgtccaaaaacttccaacgaagcactccgagcttccttgggacctcactaaactctctgtgatcttgttttagcctaaaacgtaaccaattcaaagctcatgaacagtgcacattCACGGGGTCTTTAGAACTAGGGTTTTTCGAAATgaaacttacctgaaaatggtacctACGTGATCGTGAAGTCCTCAGGGTTGCAATGGTGGTCTTAACTTGGACGTTCGTGGAGATTTGATTGTGGTTTGTGTGTGAGTCCGTATGttagagagtaagagagagagagagtgaaaatctgaaatggaagaagaagagagagaaggaaaggttACGGAAAATGGGGAGGAAATTAGGGTATAGGACCCTACCTAAAGTCCAACACAACAATAGCTTAGAAATTTTAggtaaaacaaacaccaaaattacgcaccttaatcccgtttaagggcgtttttgtaatttcacgtcctcggaattaaaaatTCCCGGAATTAAAAattctgggacgggctgtgacaatctcccctccttatagaatttcgtccccgaaattccagccACCAACCAAATTCtcaatactaaaaaaaatagcctCGGATACATATCTCTCATCCGTTCttttgtctcccaagtagcttcttctgctgaatggttcctccacaatacttttaccaagctcacggtcttattcctcagagtcttatctttccaatccagtatagtcactggttcctcgtCAAGTcgaatccggattaatctccaaaggttgaACCAGAATCTTATGCGACGAATCCGTAAAATAGGGACGGTGCATCGAAATATAAAATACGTTATACACCTTAGCCAACTCTGAAGACATCACCACTTGTATGCAACTTTATTGATTCCTttagtgataaaaaaaaaaaaatggtctgATGTGTCTAAATCTTATCTTGTCTCCTTTCCAATTCTCGCCATTTCTGTTCGTGGtgaaatttccaaaaatatcaaaccatttaCCTTACACACTCGATTAGTGGCATATCCATCTGTTAGTCTCTTTTGCCATTCCTGGCTACCTTCAGGTtaaacttaatcacctgaatactttgaggagactcatccatagtctcagggtctactaaaactttttcttgatcgaATCTTTCTCTACCCAGAAACATTCCATTCACAAGTCATCAAAAACCGACTCACGTGACACATTTCATGGTCCTTATGGCGTTACTCCGGAAACTGCACAACCAACATACttaagaaacttagcagttccgtaatccaattctcttttccataaaacaaataagtaGTGTTGCACTGTCTGGGAAAGGTTGTTACTCAACACTGGGGTAAATGTACTAACTTGTTACTTaacaagtataacttcttctcgatcttccattcttaatttttcttccgTTGGTTTTCAATCCACAAAATGATACTCTTGGCAAACGTGCCAGATATTAATCTTACTGTAGTCTTCTCACCAAGTGCTTCAGCTAGAACAAACTTTACGATCACCCTGATCGTACAATCATGTTCATTAAGCAATACAATTCACTTTCGCTGCCTCATATCAAATTCCTTCCAAGTAATGGATATTGAAGACTTTTTGGATTCGTAAAAAAAATCTTGCATTCCCACTAAAATATAATGTCtccataacttcacagcaagaatggtaatcgtgacttccaaatcaccagtagggtaattcatcttatGAGATTCCATTTATCGTGAAacgtatgcaatcaccctaacatttgcatcaacatgcctccaataccattcaagaaacatcactaaaaatttatgattaccactattctctgggaataccaaaatacgtgcatgagtgaggaaatacttcagttgttgaatcctttgcttacaattccttcccactcatacctaacctcttttctcaacagtctcgtcaatgacaaagcaatgactgaaaaatctttcacaaccatccaagatagcctggtaagctaagaaattccaaatctcaattacgactcgtggttgttccaaattttaatttctgttaccttttaaggattcacttgaataccttaagaatATATAACATATCCCAGAAATGCTGCTTGATTCATCCAACAttcgcatttgctaaacttagcatacaatcgacattcttccaatctttgttctaccgacttaatacgtttacatgctctgctctggctcagaatatgccagaatatcttcaatgaaaatgatatctatttatcaaggcattattggaatacttcatccaatAATTCATAAAACAGCATGAGTATCCATATAGCATCACCAAATTTCATAAAGACTATAACGAGTCCAGAAAACAATCTTAGGAACAACGttactcataatcttcaattgataataAACAGACCTCAagatccattttcttcctcaccaacAAATTGGGGCTCCTCAAaagtgttgtactaggttgaataaaacttttatcaaccaattctctcaactgaatttccaattcccttaactcatcatgaaccaatatttaacataaatttatacctggcaacaattcaatagtgaacctcatatctctgcctgaaggcaatccaggtatactttcaaggaagacatcaagaaaagtctaactctttcgacattattcacactactccaaacaacatcatttagcaccacatgagctaagtatttttgacagcctttcgaaaacaatctctttgctctcacagcataaataatggctgaactcaatccactttgcatacttacaaaagtaatctctggtcatccagatcgatggaaagtaCTGGTTTCCCTTAACATTCCGTCTtgtcacaattataaccaaccaatctAATGGAAATAATTTAACCGACACAATACATACTCTATTACTACTAAGCATTCTGAATAAGTACAAAATAATCTACCGGTTTACTTActtaacgaatccacgaatgagttattaatattacggtctgcagcccgcaatactgataaatcatcgttgtctcgataagtaggcaaccactcacaaagatataacattactattttgtcactcaatgcaaaatacatacactcgtctcaactacatttatttactactctctaggtaataacatacataataagaaatatatcagccaaagtcaactagaatgaccaatacggttgattcaactcttatctcaataatacgtcggccggatccactccgcgtggtcggtacggccgagcctataactcaccaatttctcatgCGTCAGCCAGATCCACCTCTTATGGTCTGTACAgctgaacatataactcatcaaatctctctgtacccacggtcaatccgaccaaactactaagtTCATAAACTTGCTGAATCGACACTACGATGTCATAGAAAACTGTTGggtacaactgattctagggacgattcacaattctgtgtcccctctgttcacataaacacattcattaatttcacacttcccaaagtgttaatttttgtaCCTGCAGCACAAagtacatttcctttactcgagacaccttgtctcaaatatctgggattaccagtatatccatcacttttactctgaccagtgacattaaaacctcagctggaagaattaactctagcttcacttctttcgaagctctgaatctttctatatccttgataagacgaatcattaactttatcgtcttcttttaattcccattcatttcttattcttctttattctcgttgatcatgttctcagagtcctcaagacTCAACAGCATCTCGTATATTCCTGGTAAGAAGTACAATGGATAGTGGTCACCCAAATtaccacttccctttttgtcacccagcttaaaacaacataacacctccaccaaattaacaacaatatctggatggaacgaggcaagtctgaaaactttctataatatccctcgatcatcaccttccttgtctcatatttgtaaacacttgtttactaccatcgataaatgccggagggataaacttttcctttaaacaagtccttaaacaattctcaatcgactgattcctctggtgacaacaattcatactcctgtttccaccaggatacaaattcataaccaaaaccaggtagtcgtctcgaccccttGTCAGAAGGAAGATTCCTTTGAGTTGCATATTCCgaaacatcttttccaattGGTTAATCCGTCACTTTGttccctcaggttcatcatttctcttaagtgattcaaattcaactcataaccCGTCTTAAAATGTCCATTTTTCTAATATACTGAATCACCATAAGAATAGTTTCCCCTAACCCGCTAAATCAAGGAGACTAAGTTCCTCTAACTACGTGGtttgctacgaggcggtgtagttctgacagaattcactagaaacttctcaagatgtccaagattgcaaccatgctctgataccaactgacacaccccgtcccgaaggagggcatgctggccgtcacgtgagagtgacgtaaccatttgcacagtacggaagctttaagatacaatttaaattgatacacccgaaggtgagtcctaattttgtccaatctgtcagaacaccgtcgaattcctcgtagtcaccacacctttgtgattcctgaacctggaggggcgcaaaaccaaaattgagtgggtcagtaaaacaattcttttccaaatccaaacatttctcaaaacgttgtaacccctctccgtaaaacctgtatactttcccagaaatgtaaaatataaatatacatatatattctcaaaacttcatttttactatctcaacattatctatttatcaatcatgccatgccatgtcatctcaacatttctcatattaattatgccatgccacatcatctcaacatttctcatattaattatgccatgccacatcatctcaacagtaataaggtatgaatgcatcaacataatcatatcaggtgcaagaaagtaatcaaccgtaggccctctaatagccctatacggttgaacctagagctcaaaatctatcattatcactctaccggagtcacctctgtgacccgtccggccttctgcacgcaagttacgctctagtgcttctcataaatcatctgtgcacataatctaaggtcacccaccagtcggaatctcactaacactctcgcgactggtctgtcgtacccactccgcgtggactgtacgactagcatctacttggatccaaggcgagcgtgcgatgcggtgaatactataagcactaaaccatggtgcaggatttgagctcaatatatatcatcatcatcataacagtaattaaatactcatctgtgcgtccaccgcaccatttcatacatatgcatcataaatcaattcttacctgtgcgtccaccgcaccaattcatacatatgcatcataaatcaattcttacctgtgcgtccaccgcaccaattcatacatatgcatcatatattaattcatgcatggcatttcaactcacatttctatatacttttcatatcaattctatgcatggtatttcacttcccgtttttccacataactcatatgcatttcattttaaacataatttcatgcattttcaatttctgggaaaacgttaagtatatatatatatatacggaaaacaaaactgcccactcacctggagttcgtccaacaactccctagcaccacacatcaaggcgtcatgacgatcgccgcctagaatagtaatcaaatccaacctcagaattcatatcgatagaatatatataacttatataaaatacgtcactacgaagttcgatccggaagatctgccactcagattttaaatccataacttccagaggtccacaatatatctctaggataacatcctaaaatttcattaccatccaacggtcggatctccgtcaatttccaaaactaagtgacggttaacattttatattatggacttacaattccaattccggaagatccgtaactcggattcccaatccgtaagttccaataatcctcaaatattacgtattacaacgtatcaaagtttggtgacgatccaacggtcggatcatcaattcacattttcacctaaatgtgaaaactataaaacgttatttgaacacctaaccaacaatcttcaataactttctcatacggtgttcaatttaggtatatgaatataccacagtgatctactcgacgtcacggacgtcgacatatttttaaaataattttattttttatttttactgtagcaccttcttcttcattgggtcgccggactggtttttccggcggccgttttctgggcagtttttcaaattgccataactttgtcatttctcaacgaaatcaagtgattcaaaaacgaaagttgtagcccttgaagagacaaagataatggtaccttgcacaacacctagttcgccgtggtttgtccggaaactgcctcgaaagcctcggaggtcgccggaaactgggtatttttcaaatgagtataacttcttcaatactcaacgaaattgagtgaaacaaaaaggaaagttgtagtacttgacgagacgaagagatttatacctacctcgactcctaactcgccgggtattcgccggaaaacgcctcgaaagctccggccaaactttgaacttgtcgatctccgtgttcttacgtccaaaaacttccaacgaagcactccgagcttccttgggacctcactaaactctctgtgatcttgttttagcctaaaacgtaaccaattcaaagctcatgaacagtgcacattCACGGGGTCTTTAGAACTAGGGTTTTTCGAAATgaaacttacctgaaaatggtacctACGTGATCGTGAAGTCCTCAGGGTTGCAATGGTGGTCTTAACTTGGACGTTCGTGGAGATTTGATTGTGGTTTGTGTGTGAGTCCGTATGttagagagtaagagagagagagagtgaaaatctgaaatggaagaagaagagagagaaggaaaggttACGGAAAATGGGGAGGAAATTAGGGTATAGGACCCTACCTAAAGTCCAACACAACAATAGCTTAGAAATTTTAggtaaaacaaacaccaaaattacgcaccttaatcccgtttaagggcgtttttgtaatttcacgtcctcggaattaaaaatTCCCGGAATTAAAAattctgggacgggctgtgacagctGACCTACTATGTGAATTTACACAACCCCTCGCCTTACTAACATCGTCGTAGGGTATGCACTTACAAATGCTTTTAACTACTTTAGCAGTAACTCTCTTGCCGTTCttttttgtaattctttttgaCAAAGTGATATTGTAAACTActttactaaaataataatttgagcACGAATAAGAGGAGGTGGGGGCACTCGTTAGACCAACTGACCTAAATCACGTAGAAGATGTAAGGAAACCGATTGACTTTCAAGCGAAGCCAAAGCTGAGCTGAAGAAGATGAACTCTCttgtaggtttttttttttttgtaattcctTTTGACAAAGTGATATTGTAATCTActttactaaaataataatttgagcACGAATAAGAGGAGGCGGGGGCACTCTTTAGACCAACTGACCTTAGAAGATATAAGAAAACCAATAGACTTTCAAGCGAAGCCAAAGCAGAGCCGAGCCGAGCCGAGCCGAGCCGAAGAAGATGCATTTATCGCGACATGGCTGCTCTCCATCCAAGCATCCTCTCGAGTCTCGACCATGAACGTCCAAGTCGCTGATGCCACGCGCGCAACGAGCAGACCTTTCTATATGTGCTCTCCACGTGTCCCTCTACCATTAGCCACATCACTTTCTCCTTTTTTCCTCTCGCATTTAAAGCTTTCAACTTTAAACTCTCGTCGGATCACTCTCGACATTTTTATCTCTCAACGGAGCTCTCCTCCTCAGtgggtagagagagaaaatccacgatttctagagagagaaagggaagcGAAGCTTGAAAAACAGAGATTCGACTAACTCTCTCTCGTGCtttctagggttagggttttatcCTTTTTCGGGCAGAAGttcaaagagaaaaagaaaaagaagctccAACCTAAAATTTAGACGTTAAAGGTTGCGATTCTTTGCTTTATTACTAATATTTtaactggaattttctttctctCGGATGaattttctcgggaaaattTAGCGTCGACTGTAAGTTGCCTTTTGCCCGTTTATCTGGTTTTTCTATGCAGTGAAATTCCTTTTATAAACCGACGATTCTTCCACCTCAAGCAAAGTTTTTCTTACAAGTTTGAATTTTCGCCagtttttttgggaaaataaaaaattgactgctttttctttccaccaatttttttccccttttttctttccttgttGTGGTATTAATTCGTGGAGTTCTGGTAGTAGTGGGGTTAGAATCTGCTCTGAAtgtttagtttggataagaaaGTTTCAATCTTCGGAGAAATTGGGGTTTTTTGTGATGTTGGTTTTgtgaaaattggagagaaagtGTTGAGTGAAACTTAATGAAGGGTCGGAATATTGATTTGGGATGATGTGGATTTTGTGATTAAGGTGGAAAAGATGGTTGGAATGGGGAATTCTGGAATTATTTGAGGGTTGCAGCATGAGTTGCAGAGTGAGGAGCGGCGGAAGGGAAGAGAGGGAGCGTGAGCAAGCGGTTTTGAGGAAATCTGTGGAGGGTGTCGAGCCTAAATCAGGCACGCAGAATGGTTTGATTGCTGCCCAGCAGCTGACAATCGACGACAATTTGTTGGTGGACCCGAAATTGTTGTTCATCGGGGCAAAAATTGGTGAGGGAGCGCATGGGAAGGTTTATGAAGGAAGGTCAGTCACAATTCCTTTTCAGTCAACTCTTATGCTCAAACTTGGTTGCTCTTAACTTTCCTTGCTTTGTATGGTTAAAaaatgtaatgtacttcttggAGTTTAATTCGCCATCGATTAACGTTTTATTTGGATGAATGCAAGTCTTGATTATAAGCTGAAATgtttttgtttgtaaatttCTTAGAGTTACTGATTTTGGTGTCATCGGATGAATTAGGTTGTGCCGTTGTGTTATTGCACGGAATTTTTATGAGTGGTCTGTGTTTTTTCGAGTGTACTAGGTATGTACATGTAGTCTAATGATTTTTCAGGTACGGAGATCAAATTATGGCAGTCAAAATCCTCCATCGTGGTAGCACTACTGAAGAAAGAGCTGCGCTTGAGGGTCGTTTTGCCCGTGAAGTTAATATGATGTCGCGAGTAAAACATGAGAATCTTGTTAAGGTAAGTGCCGTGATTAAGCATGTCCTCTTTAGTTCATGGATGCTCGAACGGGTGCAGGCCGTTGGCTTTCATGTTGGTTTTAGTGGaattcttaattttattctacTGTCTATACAGTTCATTGGAGCTTGTAAGGAGCCACTAATGGTGATAGTTACTGAGCTATTACCTGGGATGTCACTTAGGAAGTACCTGATGAGTATTCGTCCAAATCCATTAGAGCTCCATGTGGCCATTAAATTTGCTCTTGACATCGCTCATGCTATGGAATGTTTACATGCCAATGGGATCATACATAGAGATCTAAAACCTGGTACCATGTTGCTAGTTTGAGCTGTGCTTCACTTCTGTATTTTCTATTGCTGGATAATGTATAGTGGAACAATTGGCTTGTTAATACTTTTTCAGTTGACagacatctttttttttaaatatataaaatgaaataaagaatCCAATACTTATAAAGGAAACATTGTGCCCTTAGTGTGCCTCTTTCTGGTCATAGTTATGTTAAATAAGTTCGACGAAATTGCAGCAGTGCTTGCGCTAAAAGTAATTTTTAGCTGGGATATGTGCTGCTGTTTTTTCAATTTAGTATCTTTACCCTTGAAATTAGtaagttttcttcttttttttttctgtatcaCATAAAGCATTTTTATGTGGCTTAATTAGTATGACTATTTTTATGgaggaagtgttattggcactccaaaaatcttattctatactcctcacaagtgtattttgctttctaaatatagaaagtttgaagtgtagaatgaggaatttggagtgccaataacaattccctttttaTGGTTTTTAACGATACATGTCTTGTTGCAGATAATTTGTTGCTTACAGCAAATCAGAAACATGTAAAGCTTGCAGATTTTGGTCTTGCAAGAGAAGAAAGTGTTACAGAGATGATGACGGCAGAAACTGGGACTTACCGCTGGATGGCTCCTGAGGTTTGTCAACATGTTTATCTTGTTTGTTTTGTATTCCTTTTTAATCTCTGATTCAAGTGCTTTTATTTGGTTGAATAAACTGGACAGGTCTAGTGCTTTTTGTTTTGGAAACGTTGGATGGCTATTTGAATAGAATGCAGAACGATAAGTTATTACTCTCGTTCTGCCTTCTGGACGTATTTATAGGTGCATTTCAATTCTGTATCTATGATAGATAGGATTGGTGATGCTTCATTTGAAATATGAATATTGCCAGAATAATTTTTAACATTGATTTGTCCATAACTACTCTGGTTGTTGGGGCTGATTTTTGGGTTCGGAGGGAACTTCCTACAAGCAGAAATATAGACATTGATAATGACTTGATGCAGACATTTAACTATTATATATGGATTCTAATTTCGGTATGCGTGGTTTCTATTTTTAATGAGGGTTGGAGGGGACGAGTTAGAGTTTGTTGAACTGGATACTACGAATCCTAAATATCATTTAACAAAATGTTAAAAAACTAACTGGCTGCAATCTTTCTATGTTATGCACTGATGATTTAGCTCTGTAGTGCCGTTCGGGCTTTTTGGTTGGTTTTTGTTTCTGAATCTTCTTAAAAGTTGTATTGATCTGGTTGAAATAATGTATCCAACTGTTCCTGCAAAATTGTTAGTTCTCTGTGACTGACTGTTAGCATTTGCAGCTGTATAGCACGGTTACTCTACGCCAGGGAGAGAAGAAGCATTACAATAACAAGGTTGATGTATATAGCTTTGGGATTGTCTTATGGGAATTATTGACTAACCGCATGCCCTTCGAAGGCATGTCCAATTTGCAGGCTGCTTATGCTGCTGCTTTCAAGGTATAACAATTCAATCTGTTATTTCTGTTAATGCTATCGGTCATTCTGTGCGGT
Proteins encoded in this region:
- the LOC126593220 gene encoding serine/threonine-protein kinase STY13-like isoform X1 translates to MSCRVRSGGREEREREQAVLRKSVEGVEPKSGTQNGLIAAQQLTIDDNLLVDPKLLFIGAKIGEGAHGKVYEGRYGDQIMAVKILHRGSTTEERAALEGRFAREVNMMSRVKHENLVKVSAVIKHVLFSSWMLERVQAVGFHVGFSGILNFILLSIQFIGACKEPLMVIVTELLPGMSLRKYLMSIRPNPLELHVAIKFALDIAHAMECLHANGIIHRDLKPDNLLLTANQKHVKLADFGLAREESVTEMMTAETGTYRWMAPELYSTVTLRQGEKKHYNNKVDVYSFGIVLWELLTNRMPFEGMSNLQAAYAAAFKHERPLLPQDVSPDLAFIIQSCWVEDPNLRPTFSQIIRMLNSLLFKLLPPSPPIPDTDTKEAAASNGTMTEFSVRTRGKFAFLRQLFNAKRTKSSQ
- the LOC126593220 gene encoding serine/threonine-protein kinase STY13-like isoform X2, which encodes MSCRVRSGGREEREREQAVLRKSVEGVEPKSGTQNGLIAAQQLTIDDNLLVDPKLLFIGAKIGEGAHGKVYEGRYGDQIMAVKILHRGSTTEERAALEGRFAREVNMMSRVKHENLVKFIGACKEPLMVIVTELLPGMSLRKYLMSIRPNPLELHVAIKFALDIAHAMECLHANGIIHRDLKPDNLLLTANQKHVKLADFGLAREESVTEMMTAETGTYRWMAPELYSTVTLRQGEKKHYNNKVDVYSFGIVLWELLTNRMPFEGMSNLQAAYAAAFKHERPLLPQDVSPDLAFIIQSCWVEDPNLRPTFSQIIRMLNSLLFKLLPPSPPIPDTDTKEAAASNGTMTEFSVRTRGKFAFLRQLFNAKRTKSSQ